The DNA region AAGCTCGTTGTTGGTGACGGTGCGGGGAATGTTGCCAGCGTAGAGCCTCCTCACGGCCGCCTCGGTCGCGGTGGCCGCCTGTTCCGCCACCGCGGCAAAGGGTGATCTCCCGAAACCGTGTCGTGTGGTGAGAAGAAGGGGTCGCAAGTGGGTCGTGGAGAGTCTCATGGGAAAGAGAATGTGAGTGGGAAAACTTGATGGGGTTGTGAGGGAAAGAAAATTTGATGTAAGGAGGAAAGAAGAGTGAAGAGAAGCCATTGTTGTGTGATGTGAGAGTGACGAGGATGTTACGAAGGAACAATGAAAATTGAGGTTTTGATTTTGAGAACAGAGTCGGAGgtttatcttgttatctaaATGGTGTTTGGTGCCGGAGAAGATCCATTTTCGATTTGCATAGATGGATGGTCCGGTTGGCCTCTTCATCGGATTCACTCGTATAAGGTGAATGCATTTagcaaaagaataaattatatttttaatttatatttttagtgtcTGAATTTTGTAGTCCCTCAATTTACTTTCAATCCTTTTTGTCCTTTGTGTTTTTAATCCTTGGATTTTTTATCgttatttttggtttcttaccttttttttcaagtaaaaagatagaaaaaaagaagttaaaaagactaacaataaagatgaaaaattcaaattctaaaacaaataaattcaatgactaaaaaataataaacacatttaaatatgaTGAAGCGTCGAGCGTTacctattttataataataatattattatgataaaGAACATACGCCATTGCAAACTGTAATCACTAATCATCATAATAATATGATTCAAGCCCAGGATTTGTTGCTCAAAAACAAGAGTGGCAATATAAGTCGGAGATTTTTATTCAAGATATCTTGGGGAACATGGCTCTGAGGAGTCGTTCCATGAAAAGCAATACAAATACAATTTGGAATGAGGATTAGATGTTTGTCGTAGCAGAATCCTTTGATGATTCCTTGCTTGTGGAAGTTGTGTGGTTCCTTTGAAAAAGAATGTGGAGCAGAGAATTGATGCCACTCCACCAACTACTGTATGGCACAACCTTCAGAAGCGAAAGGAAAATGAGGGTGAAGAAGAGGTTGGGTTTTCTAGTAAACTTAATATGAGGATCTCTTCGGATGGAGGGTACCATGTTCTTGATGAGATCACTCACTACACTAGTGATCTTAGGCCAACATCTAAGTATTTGAGCAAACCCAGTTTTGGTGTTCTGGAATTAGCTAGGAATTCTAAATGTTGTGGGGATCTCtccaatgaagaagaaaaatcgcACTTATGCCTATTGTGTAGCTAAGTATGGTCCCAAGTGGGTGAAGACGAGGACTATTATAGATAGTCTTTCTCCAAAGTGGAATGAGCAATATACTTGGGAAGTGTATGACCCTTGCACTGTGATCACAATTGTTGTGTTTGATAATGGAAAATTACACTCACTCTTATCTGCTTATAAACCTGCACACACAAGGAGCCAGGAAGATGGGGGAAATTCAATTGGCTGTGAGGTTTTCTTGTTTATCTTTGTTAAGTGTTTTGCAAACTTATGCACAACCTTTGTTTCCAAGGATGCACTTTGTCGATATTTCAGTTGGATAGTTTGAGGAACCAAGTTGCTGCAATCACTACATTGAGGTTCAAAAGGGCTGAAGCACCACTTAGTAAAGAGGTTGTGGAGTACATGCTAGACGCGGGGGAAAATGTGTGGAGCATGAGGAGGGGGAGAGCTCAATTTCACAGGATTGCTGTTCTTCTAAATGTTTTGGTCTTTGTTGCTAAACATTTTGACGAGAAAAAAATTACCACGGTGCTTAGCTACTTCATGTTTCTCTATGTTGTTTTCTGCCCATGGATAATTTTGCCATCAACGATCTTATTCCTCCTTTTGGTTGGGATTTGGTGCTATAGAACATGGCCAAGATATCCTTCCCATACGGATATCAAATTGTCTCATGTTGATACAACCACTGTTGAGGAATTAGAAGAAGAATTTGATAATCCTTTTCCATCTAGATTTAGTGGTGATAATCTGAGAACAAGACTCACACTCCCCCACTCATCTTTGTGGTGAAATTCTCTAAGtctatgataaattttttagaaaatgtgTTTTGATGCCAAGTATTCTCGTTCTTGGATTTTGAAATCATATTTCTGCTAGTTAATAATAAGCCTTTGacatatttcttaaaaaatgccTATCTTAAAATGTCTTCTATTGGTGGGAAAAGAGGGCAAAAGGATTTGCAGTTGGAAAAATCTAAACTTTATTTGGAGAGTAAATTTGGTTTAGTGATGGTTATTTTCAAAAGTACATTTgtacattaaaattttgtttggaaACTAAGTTTTGTAGAAGTAAGACATGAATtgctattttaaataattgaatttgcAAATATAAGTTTAACTCAAACTAAATTtacaaactttaatttaaacatgCACTTTGTATCACACTTTGTATCATATAGTTTGCTTTAAAACCTAGTTTATATGCAACATAGTGCATTTAATTCTCTTGCACAAGTTGTTACTAAATTTAActaatcttaaatatatttatcatatctgataaattaataaattttattttggatccttaataaaaaaaattattttggatccttaataaaaaaaatttacattgagTCCTGATGATGAAGTGAAAATTTAGGTTTTGGTCcttcttattttgttttagtgcttctaagatatttttattttattttaatccttataataatttattcattttgttttaatccttttgaaaaatattttgttagggattagtaacaaaatatctataaattttagagacaaaaatgaaaaaataaacatattaaaaagacaaataaaataataagaattaaaaacaattttattttattttattagagacttagtgtaaaaaaaaatattaggaacttaaaacaaaatttgttaattttttaggaaacccaaaacatatttaaaccattTAATTAATATGATCGCATCCAACAATTATTTTGATGACAAGAGAAAAAGCCTCCTTCCTAACCAAACAtcttatcatttttctttagtTGAATGCGTAGGTAGCTACAATAACGTCTTATATTGTAATCTTTTaggatttaattttataaaagctATTTCTTTTTCCAATATATCATAACCATATTGCTCAAACTCTATCAATCTTAATAAAAATCTGTATTCATACAATTTCTTAGGTAAGCAAAATacacaataaagaaaaacaaataaataaaaaaagagaagtatgtaataggatattttttatatataaatatgaagaaaaaagtaagaataaaaaatgagaggCATGTAATAAGATAGATTTTTTTGGCACATATGTGATAAGATAGTTGATACAATGaagataaatagaaataaaaaatattgtacaaGTAATATATATAACTTAACTTAATTACCAATAAAatctaaagaagaagaaaatccaAGATTCTACCACATGTGCATTCACGTTTTACTTCACTAATTAAGCaaattaatgtcattttttaaaatatatttatgattatatAGGCATGAGTATGTTAATAAATAATAGCAAATTTAATGATATAATCATGGATTTTTCACGATGATgatcttttcatattttaatatggTTCAAGACACTTAAATAATCTGGTTCAAAATTTTAGACCCTCGATCTTCATCCTTTAGGAAACTCATAATCCTTTCTCTAATTTCTAAAATTACGAATCTGGGCACCTCCCTTCCCGTTAATTACATTCATACAATATTATAATTGGTAGAAATGCTTGGGCTTGTAGTGAAGTTTATGCTATCCTTATTTTTACGAACAGGGAAGAAAACTGGCGTCACTTTAATAATCTCCCTTTTACATTTTCCCTTCCTTATATGGCTTTTGGTGTTCTTAATTACATATAAGCACGTCTTCCTTCAAAAGTTCACGGAGGCGATCTCTCTTACAAGTTTGAAACTATGCTGGATAATTGTTAGTTTCTGGATTTTGGTGCAATTGTAAAGTGGGAAACATGTAAGGAATTAGTAGTATCTCTACCAATACTTtgaatacaataattttttttttaaaaggagaatagaattttcgttttcaataaatatttttattttataatttaaaaaataaatttagaaaaatatatctaTCCATAATGGATATGATTTTGGTAACCATGTTCGTCGTCCTtccattaatttattatactaattaatttgATCAATTTGATAACACATGTAAAACCGTAAAGATGTCATCAAATTGAtagaaaaatcaatttattctaaaatagacGTTAAAAAagatcaatataaaaaatttaaatttaagagattaaattaaaagaaaaattaagaaaaaaaatatttaaacctaaCATCTGGTACCACCCGTACGCAgtagaatattttaattttaagagaaaGATCGAATTgttaacattaaaatataaaaaagttgtcGGAAAAAATTGTTAACATTAATAATATACAAAGATAAAGATATTTGGTAAGTTCTGTGTTCCATCTTCATttacaaattagttttttttaatctcttgtatattatatttagctgtggattattattttataaattaaataactaaactttgacaaaaaaaaggacaaaacttaaattttaacataatcttTTCCATCTTCTTCCATGCCACACACATAATTGAGTTTTTTCAATTTAAGAGAAAGTTAACGTCCAGTGTCACACAAATGgagcaaaataaataataataaagactcTTACATATTAAAAACTTCATAAATATGTTACGtacatacataaataatttgttttgcaTCCACACCAATTGAGATAAGTAAGAGGGATTTATGTCAGAATTAAAATCCTATGTCTCCCAGGCACATAGAATAATGCTAATCATCATGATCTTCTCCATCTTCTTGGTACTCTTTCTTCAAATCCTATGTCGATCTTCTCAGACATATGGCCTGGGTGGTTGAGCAGTGTTTCTGGATTATATTGTATGGTAATGCAGAGAGAGTGGCCAAAAAGTTTGATGAGGTCATTCAAGAA from Glycine soja cultivar W05 chromosome 8, ASM419377v2, whole genome shotgun sequence includes:
- the LOC114421119 gene encoding FT-interacting protein 4-like — protein: MVFGAGEDPFSICIDGWSGWPLHRIHSYKNVEQRIDATPPTTVWHNLQKRKENEGEEEVGFSSKLNMRISSDGGYHLGILNVVGISPMKKKNRTYAYCVAKYGPKWVKTRTIIDSLSPKWNEQYTWEVYDPCTVITIVVFDNGKLHSLLSAYKPAHTRSQEDGGNSIGCELDSLRNQVAAITTLRFKRAEAPLSKEVVEYMLDAGENVWSMRRGRAQFHRIAVLLNVLVFVAKHFDEKKITTVLSYFMFLYVVFCPWIILPSTILFLLLVGIWCYRTWPRYPSHTDIKLSHVDTTTVEELEEEFDNPFPSRFSGDNLRTRLTLPHSSLW